Proteins from a single region of Streptomyces griseiscabiei:
- a CDS encoding cytochrome P450, with amino-acid sequence MTSDSAFPAPPPGCPAHDSGLRVPLYGSEFAADPQAYYAHMRHYGPTAPVEIAPGVDATLVTDHATALKLLQDSGNFRKDARRWRDVAEGKVGPDSPVVPMLGYRPNAMFTDGAEHARLRQAITESLAKVDSRRLSDMTKRASDYLIAQVAARGSVDLMNDYVKQLPLLVFNELFGCPADVGDRVVFGISGVFEGVNAEKANAVLGQAVFELVALKRARPADDVTSYLMRHEARLTDEELVHQLILLLGAGAEPLRNLIGNTLHRLLLEDRYADGGLIEEAIDDTLWDNPPMANYAPHYPAADMEFGGTKLRAGDLVLVSMTAANTDPALAAARRAGGGRAHLSWSAGPHACPSKELARLVTMVAIENLLNRLHDIELAVPEDSLTWRPGPFHRALAALPCRFTPQVVQRPNAPRMTEPSARGESAPAGRKAERGVWGSFLSWLKG; translated from the coding sequence ATGACATCGGATTCCGCCTTTCCCGCCCCACCACCCGGCTGCCCGGCCCACGACAGCGGACTGCGGGTCCCGCTGTACGGCTCGGAGTTCGCGGCCGATCCGCAGGCGTACTACGCGCACATGCGGCACTACGGTCCCACCGCCCCGGTCGAGATCGCGCCCGGCGTGGACGCGACCCTCGTCACCGACCACGCCACCGCCCTGAAGCTGCTCCAGGACTCCGGCAACTTCCGCAAGGACGCCCGTCGTTGGCGCGACGTCGCCGAGGGCAAGGTCGGCCCGGACAGCCCGGTCGTCCCGATGCTGGGCTACCGGCCCAACGCCATGTTCACCGACGGCGCCGAGCACGCGCGGCTGCGCCAGGCCATCACCGAGAGCCTCGCCAAGGTCGACTCCCGCCGGCTGAGCGACATGACCAAGCGGGCCTCCGACTACCTCATCGCCCAGGTCGCGGCCCGTGGTTCGGTCGACCTGATGAACGACTACGTCAAGCAGCTGCCGCTGCTCGTCTTCAACGAGCTGTTCGGCTGCCCGGCGGACGTCGGCGACCGGGTCGTCTTCGGCATCTCCGGAGTCTTCGAGGGCGTCAACGCCGAGAAGGCCAACGCGGTGCTGGGCCAGGCCGTGTTCGAGCTGGTGGCGCTGAAGCGGGCCAGGCCCGCCGACGACGTCACCTCCTATCTGATGCGGCACGAGGCACGGCTGACGGACGAGGAGCTCGTCCACCAGCTGATCCTGCTCCTCGGCGCGGGCGCCGAACCGCTGCGCAACCTCATCGGCAACACCCTGCACCGGCTGCTCCTGGAGGACCGGTACGCCGACGGCGGTCTGATCGAGGAGGCCATCGACGACACGCTGTGGGACAACCCGCCCATGGCGAACTACGCGCCGCACTACCCCGCGGCCGACATGGAGTTCGGCGGCACCAAGCTGCGGGCCGGTGACCTGGTCCTCGTCAGCATGACGGCCGCGAACACCGACCCGGCACTGGCGGCCGCCCGTCGGGCCGGCGGCGGTCGCGCCCATCTGTCCTGGAGCGCCGGCCCGCACGCCTGCCCCTCCAAGGAACTCGCCCGGCTCGTCACGATGGTGGCCATCGAGAACCTGCTCAACCGGCTGCACGACATCGAACTCGCGGTGCCCGAGGACAGCCTGACGTGGCGTCCGGGCCCCTTCCACCGCGCGCTGGCCGCGCTGCCCTGCCGCTTCACCCCGCAGGTCGTCCAGCGGCCGAACGCGCCCCGTATGACGGAGCCTTCGGCGCGAGGCGAGAGCGCTCCGGCGGGCCGCAAGGCGGAGCGAGGTGTGTGGGGCTCCTTCCTGTCCTGGTTGAAGGGGTGA
- a CDS encoding GTP-binding protein, giving the protein MVSSPSLDERAYVPGGETQTAVKILVVGHFAVGKTTFIGSISEISPLSTEETMTQAGEAIDDLKGVQGKTTTTVAMDFGRLTVSDRVVLYLFGTPGQQRFVQMWEDMARGALGALVLVDPERLADSFAVIDLIEQYGLDYAIAVNHFDGTSIRDARALREALDLLDDTPIVTCDARDERSSAEALITLVRYLMDRAR; this is encoded by the coding sequence ATGGTCTCCAGTCCAAGTTTGGATGAGCGGGCGTACGTCCCCGGCGGAGAGACACAGACCGCCGTGAAGATCCTGGTGGTCGGGCACTTCGCGGTGGGCAAGACCACGTTCATCGGGTCGATCTCCGAGATCTCGCCGCTCTCCACCGAGGAGACGATGACCCAGGCCGGCGAGGCGATCGACGACCTCAAGGGCGTCCAGGGCAAGACCACCACCACGGTCGCCATGGACTTCGGCCGCCTCACCGTCAGCGACCGCGTCGTCCTGTACCTCTTCGGCACCCCCGGCCAGCAGCGCTTCGTACAGATGTGGGAGGACATGGCACGCGGCGCCCTCGGGGCGCTCGTGCTGGTCGACCCCGAGCGCCTGGCCGACTCGTTCGCCGTGATCGACCTGATCGAGCAGTACGGACTCGACTACGCGATCGCGGTCAACCATTTCGACGGTACGTCGATACGTGACGCCAGGGCGCTGCGCGAAGCGCTTGATCTGCTGGACGACACCCCCATCGTGACCTGCGACGCGCGGGACGAACGGTCGTCGGCCGAAGCACTGATCACGCTCGTGCGCTACTTGATGGACCGCGCCCGTTAG
- a CDS encoding DUF742 domain-containing protein: MTDSDKQEHEAAELVRPYVITGGRSLPGESQFSLITLVTAVADQQQRPARLSPEEQNLLRMCVGGYLSVAEISGHLRLPVGVVKILLAALSEAGYLVTRPPETRAPVANLKILEEVLNGLQSKFG, from the coding sequence ATGACCGATTCCGACAAGCAGGAGCACGAAGCCGCCGAATTAGTGCGGCCGTACGTCATCACCGGTGGCCGCAGCCTGCCCGGCGAGAGCCAGTTCTCCCTGATCACGCTGGTCACGGCGGTCGCCGATCAGCAGCAGCGGCCTGCCCGCCTCTCGCCCGAGGAGCAGAACCTGCTGCGGATGTGCGTCGGCGGCTATCTCTCCGTCGCCGAGATCTCGGGGCACCTCCGCCTGCCGGTGGGTGTGGTGAAGATCCTGCTGGCCGCCCTCTCCGAGGCCGGCTATCTCGTCACCCGCCCGCCGGAGACCCGTGCTCCCGTCGCCAACCTGAAGATTCTCGAGGAGGTGCTCAATGGTCTCCAGTCCAAGTTTGGATGA
- a CDS encoding roadblock/LC7 domain-containing protein: MNNDLSWMLDSALEIPGALHAVLVSSDGLLRARSKDVDKDDADKAAAAMSGMQSLSRSLAFFCSRSDLRWQQTLVEFDGGWIFLISAGDGAYLAVSASSDVDMADITFRMQQLVGQLGKVMTAPPRESSVVGP; encoded by the coding sequence ATGAACAACGATCTTTCCTGGATGCTCGACAGCGCCCTGGAGATCCCCGGAGCGCTCCACGCCGTCCTCGTCTCCTCCGACGGGCTCCTGAGGGCCCGTTCGAAGGACGTGGACAAGGACGACGCGGACAAGGCCGCCGCCGCGATGAGCGGTATGCAGTCCCTCAGCCGGTCGCTGGCGTTCTTCTGCTCCCGGTCGGACCTGCGCTGGCAGCAGACCCTGGTCGAGTTCGACGGCGGCTGGATCTTCCTCATCTCGGCCGGTGACGGCGCCTACCTCGCGGTGTCGGCCTCCTCCGACGTCGACATGGCGGACATCACCTTCCGGATGCAGCAGCTCGTCGGCCAGCTGGGCAAGGTCATGACCGCTCCACCCAGGGAGAGCAGCGTGGTAGGGCCATGA
- a CDS encoding sensor histidine kinase — MTQYIQNPALWALLVVTLVAVALIVRQRRAARRLRQEIAGLRNHYGELESQYSESVRSAQQEAEGETRTALKSAMRTLQGLAAEQQRIISGLQRKYGDSVMLQDLLEIDHMNAQFGRRAQSIAVLCEGWLGRHRDVASVYDVVRSAQGRIRHFQRAHILSKVDFGVTSRAVEPVALALAELLDNATSYSSPDTVVEINVRSVPKGVCIIVDDAGVGMNEEEKARAEKLLTSERATGVSGLGNPPQFGFAVIGVLCERFGFTVSVDSTSPYGGVRAVVLLPDELLTSMPEPRQPEASMEPIASRQEPVAVETGLSAFTADPEPSLPVGTTEDGLPKRRRKRPMALVSTGPSASPAPKRRSEDTAAIMAAFKQGTDAGRATHPEAGERPGGTRDASSEGHDVP; from the coding sequence ATGACGCAATACATACAAAATCCGGCGCTCTGGGCACTTCTTGTCGTAACCCTTGTCGCCGTCGCCCTCATTGTTCGTCAGCGACGGGCGGCGCGCAGATTACGGCAGGAGATCGCAGGGCTTCGAAACCACTACGGTGAGTTGGAGAGCCAATACTCGGAATCCGTTCGCTCGGCCCAGCAGGAGGCCGAGGGGGAGACGAGGACCGCCCTGAAGTCCGCCATGCGGACCCTCCAGGGTCTCGCCGCGGAGCAGCAGCGCATCATCTCGGGGCTGCAGCGCAAGTACGGCGATTCCGTCATGCTCCAGGACCTCCTGGAGATCGACCACATGAACGCGCAGTTCGGCCGGCGCGCGCAGTCCATCGCCGTGCTGTGCGAGGGCTGGCTCGGCCGGCACCGTGACGTGGCCTCGGTCTACGACGTGGTCCGCAGCGCCCAGGGCAGGATCCGCCACTTCCAGCGGGCACACATCCTGTCCAAGGTCGACTTCGGCGTCACCAGCCGGGCCGTCGAACCGGTGGCGCTGGCCCTCGCGGAACTGCTCGACAACGCGACCAGCTACTCCAGCCCGGACACCGTGGTCGAGATCAACGTCCGCTCCGTGCCCAAGGGCGTCTGCATCATCGTCGACGACGCCGGCGTCGGTATGAACGAGGAGGAGAAGGCCAGGGCCGAGAAGCTGCTCACCAGCGAGCGGGCCACGGGCGTCTCCGGCCTCGGCAACCCGCCGCAGTTCGGCTTCGCGGTGATCGGTGTCCTCTGCGAGCGGTTCGGCTTCACGGTGTCGGTGGACTCCACCTCCCCCTACGGAGGTGTGCGGGCGGTCGTGCTGCTCCCCGACGAGCTGCTCACCAGCATGCCGGAGCCCCGGCAGCCCGAGGCGTCGATGGAACCCATCGCGTCCCGGCAGGAGCCGGTGGCCGTGGAGACGGGCCTGTCGGCGTTCACGGCCGACCCCGAGCCCTCGCTGCCCGTCGGCACCACCGAGGACGGTCTGCCCAAGCGGCGCCGCAAGCGCCCGATGGCCCTGGTCTCGACCGGCCCCTCCGCCTCGCCCGCACCCAAGCGGCGCAGCGAGGACACGGCCGCGATCATGGCCGCCTTCAAGCAGGGCACGGACGCGGGCCGCGCCACCCATCCCGAGGCGGGGGAGCGTCCGGGCGGTACCCGTGACGCAAGCAGCGAAGGACACGACGTCCCATGA
- a CDS encoding FAD-binding protein, with product MSHQAHGAVNRRQFLTRFAAGTIALVAGFDLVTRQWVTEAAAADSTSFAASPSLDGSLVFDAASLTANGHDQGNIVFRRPSAVLRPGSVQDIRKMVGFCADHGIEVAPAGAHHAMYGQPLVSRGLVIEMRSLDTIHSIGTDGADVDAGVLWKDLIVAAYAQGLTPASITSYLGTTVGGTLSIGGIGMMSAYRAGAQVDHARRLQVVTGEGRMKWCSDSQNSDLFEAALAGLGQCGVITRATVDLVPAKQLARTYRIGYTDIPTFFRDIRVLANRGEFDSLGSIPQPGTAQPLTLWATVFHNPGETPDGSHLLRGLSPAADSAAFEDAPYLDYISLVTNMYDSFTANLDWDAKVKPWSDLFLPDGAVEEYVESVFSSLTPEDLGPTGFGLVFPMLRSSYGRPLLRLPDDGSGPWVWLVSVLTDSAASGPDPDFAARMTARNYRYYQDAAAVGGVRYPHGPCPFTAADWQAHYGSMWTQFASWKTQYDPCGILTPGPGIF from the coding sequence ATGTCACACCAAGCGCACGGAGCCGTCAACAGGCGTCAGTTCCTCACCCGGTTCGCGGCCGGGACCATCGCCCTCGTGGCCGGTTTCGACCTCGTCACCCGGCAGTGGGTGACCGAGGCCGCGGCGGCGGACAGCACGTCCTTCGCCGCGTCGCCGTCCCTCGACGGCAGCCTCGTCTTCGACGCTGCGTCCCTCACGGCGAACGGGCACGACCAGGGCAACATCGTGTTCAGAAGACCCAGCGCGGTGCTCCGGCCCGGTTCGGTCCAGGACATCAGAAAGATGGTCGGCTTCTGCGCCGACCACGGCATCGAGGTCGCACCGGCCGGCGCGCACCACGCGATGTACGGGCAGCCGCTCGTCAGCCGGGGCCTCGTCATCGAGATGCGGTCGCTGGACACCATCCACTCGATCGGCACGGACGGCGCCGACGTCGACGCCGGAGTGCTGTGGAAGGACCTGATCGTCGCCGCGTACGCGCAGGGCCTCACCCCGGCGTCCATCACCAGCTACCTCGGCACGACGGTCGGCGGGACCCTGTCCATCGGCGGCATCGGGATGATGTCCGCCTACCGGGCCGGGGCCCAGGTCGACCATGCCCGGCGGCTCCAGGTGGTCACCGGCGAGGGCCGGATGAAGTGGTGCTCCGACAGCCAGAACAGCGACCTGTTCGAGGCGGCGCTCGCCGGACTCGGGCAGTGCGGGGTGATCACCCGGGCGACCGTCGACCTGGTCCCGGCCAAGCAGTTGGCCCGTACGTACCGGATCGGGTACACCGACATCCCGACGTTCTTCCGGGACATCCGTGTCCTGGCGAACCGGGGCGAGTTCGACTCGCTCGGCAGCATCCCCCAGCCGGGCACCGCACAGCCCCTGACGCTGTGGGCGACCGTCTTCCACAACCCGGGCGAGACACCCGACGGATCGCACCTGCTGCGCGGGCTCAGCCCGGCGGCGGACTCGGCGGCCTTCGAAGACGCCCCCTACCTCGACTACATCTCCCTCGTCACGAACATGTACGACTCCTTCACGGCCAACCTGGACTGGGACGCGAAGGTCAAGCCCTGGTCGGACCTGTTCCTGCCGGACGGCGCCGTCGAGGAGTACGTCGAGTCGGTGTTCTCGTCACTGACCCCCGAGGACCTCGGGCCGACCGGCTTCGGCCTGGTCTTCCCGATGCTGCGGTCGAGCTACGGCCGGCCGCTGCTCAGGCTCCCCGACGACGGCAGCGGCCCCTGGGTCTGGCTCGTCAGCGTGCTGACCGACTCGGCGGCGTCCGGCCCCGACCCCGACTTCGCGGCACGGATGACCGCCCGCAACTACCGCTACTACCAGGACGCCGCCGCGGTCGGCGGCGTCCGCTACCCGCACGGCCCGTGCCCCTTCACGGCAGCCGACTGGCAGGCGCACTACGGCTCGATGTGGACGCAGTTCGCCTCGTGGAAGACCCAGTACGACCCGTGCGGCATCCTGACGCCCGGGCCGGGGATCTTCTGA
- a CDS encoding PP2C family protein-serine/threonine phosphatase, whose product MREPHIDYAEVFRALPGMVALLTPELVYVDANDDFARLAGRSREQLLGRYIFDVFPENPNEPAAAGMRETRESMLRAVATGERDTMALLRYDIEDPQRPGLWQEHYWSPVNAPVLGPDGKVALIIHRVEEVTELIRARGGPGGDTGGAPGGDSRARVLEAELYTRARELQEVNERLRTAHAHEREVALALQAAMLPPPGPTAPHDAAVRYRPAIGALNVCGDWYDLVGLPGQGLAVAVGDVVGHGLAAACVMGQLRSALSGATRVAEGPAQALEALDRYARSVEGAESTTCVTTFIDWDSHTITYSCAGHPPPALVHPDGTVTFLDGATDPPLAARPVEAVRPQIRTPFVEDSTLVLYTDGLIERRTEGIDTGLGRLADSLAHHRKQDPETLADALLADLLPPSGNTDDTALIVLRL is encoded by the coding sequence ATGAGGGAACCGCATATCGACTATGCGGAGGTGTTCCGGGCCCTGCCCGGCATGGTGGCGCTGCTCACGCCCGAACTGGTGTACGTCGACGCCAACGACGACTTCGCTCGGCTGGCCGGGCGCAGCCGGGAGCAGCTGCTGGGCCGGTACATCTTCGACGTCTTCCCCGAGAACCCGAACGAACCGGCCGCGGCCGGTATGCGGGAGACCCGGGAGTCGATGCTGCGCGCGGTGGCCACCGGCGAGCGCGACACGATGGCGCTGCTCCGGTACGACATCGAGGACCCCCAGCGCCCCGGCCTCTGGCAGGAGCACTACTGGAGCCCGGTCAACGCCCCCGTCCTCGGCCCGGACGGCAAGGTCGCCCTGATCATCCACCGGGTGGAGGAGGTCACCGAGCTCATCCGCGCCCGGGGCGGCCCCGGCGGGGACACCGGGGGCGCCCCCGGGGGCGACAGCCGGGCCCGGGTGCTGGAGGCCGAGCTGTACACCCGAGCCCGGGAGCTGCAGGAGGTCAACGAACGGCTGCGGACCGCCCACGCCCATGAGCGCGAGGTGGCGCTGGCGCTCCAGGCGGCGATGCTGCCCCCGCCCGGCCCGACCGCACCGCACGACGCGGCGGTCAGATACCGCCCGGCCATCGGCGCGCTGAACGTGTGCGGCGACTGGTACGACCTGGTCGGGCTGCCCGGCCAGGGCCTCGCGGTGGCCGTGGGCGACGTCGTGGGCCACGGTCTGGCGGCGGCCTGTGTCATGGGGCAGCTGCGCAGTGCGCTGAGCGGCGCCACCCGGGTCGCGGAGGGTCCGGCCCAGGCCCTGGAGGCCCTCGACCGCTACGCCCGCTCCGTGGAGGGCGCCGAGTCGACCACCTGTGTGACGACCTTCATCGACTGGGACAGCCACACCATCACCTACAGCTGCGCGGGCCATCCGCCGCCCGCGCTGGTGCACCCCGACGGCACCGTCACCTTCCTCGACGGCGCCACCGACCCGCCGCTCGCCGCCCGCCCCGTCGAGGCGGTCCGTCCCCAGATCCGGACGCCCTTCGTCGAGGACTCCACGCTGGTGCTGTACACGGACGGGTTGATCGAGCGCCGTACCGAGGGCATCGACACCGGTCTGGGGCGCCTCGCGGACTCCCTGGCCCACCACCGCAAGCAGGACCCCGAGACCCTGGCCGACGCCCTCCTCGCCGATCTGCTGCCGCCCTCCGGCAACACCGACGACACCGCGCTGATCGTCCTGCGGCTGTGA
- a CDS encoding substrate-binding domain-containing protein: MHHTRKTHSGASPARCAATALLTLTVTTALLAGCERGSSSGPDPTGTGTGGCPEAYTEARAAVGRAERTDVPWNGPSTGPEAVTGRTIVYVAQTMTNPGVAGAAQGVREAARVIGWNVRVIDGGGTPAGIQAAMSEAVTLRPSGIVIGGFDPNSVSQQLARAERAGIPLIGWHAVATPGPSRRPALFTNVTTQVEDVARISAQWVISTSGGDAGVVIFTDASIPFAKNKSDLIREELAGCAGVDLLSYENIPISDAASRTPREVSSLLSRFQSRWTHSVAINDLYFADAAPAFRAAGKDGSGPPFNIGAGDGDPSAFQRVNSGQYQAATVPEPLSLQGWQIVDEFNRAFSDRPASGYVAPVHISTADNSEGATSWDPSGYEEGYRKIWGK; the protein is encoded by the coding sequence GTGCACCACACCCGCAAGACCCACTCCGGCGCGTCCCCGGCCCGGTGCGCGGCGACCGCCCTGCTGACGCTGACCGTGACCACCGCCCTCCTCGCCGGCTGCGAACGCGGGTCGTCGAGCGGGCCGGACCCCACCGGCACGGGCACGGGCGGCTGCCCCGAGGCGTACACCGAGGCCAGGGCCGCCGTCGGCCGGGCCGAGCGGACCGACGTCCCCTGGAACGGCCCCAGCACCGGCCCCGAGGCCGTGACCGGCCGGACCATCGTCTACGTCGCCCAGACCATGACCAACCCCGGAGTCGCGGGCGCCGCCCAGGGCGTTCGGGAGGCCGCGCGGGTCATCGGATGGAACGTCCGGGTGATCGACGGCGGCGGCACCCCCGCCGGAATCCAGGCGGCGATGAGCGAGGCCGTGACCCTCCGCCCCTCCGGCATCGTCATCGGGGGTTTCGACCCCAACTCGGTCTCGCAGCAGCTCGCCCGCGCCGAGCGGGCGGGCATCCCCCTCATCGGCTGGCACGCGGTCGCCACCCCCGGCCCCAGCAGGCGCCCCGCCCTCTTCACCAACGTCACCACCCAGGTCGAGGACGTGGCCAGGATCAGCGCCCAATGGGTCATCTCGACCTCGGGCGGCGACGCCGGCGTCGTGATCTTCACCGACGCCTCGATCCCCTTCGCCAAGAACAAGTCCGACCTGATCAGAGAGGAACTCGCCGGCTGCGCGGGCGTGGACCTCCTGTCGTACGAGAACATCCCGATCTCCGACGCCGCCAGCCGCACCCCCCGCGAGGTCTCCTCGCTGCTCTCCCGCTTCCAGAGCCGCTGGACGCACTCCGTCGCCATCAACGACCTGTACTTCGCCGACGCCGCGCCCGCCTTCCGCGCGGCCGGGAAGGACGGCTCCGGACCGCCCTTCAACATCGGCGCGGGGGACGGCGACCCCTCGGCCTTCCAGCGTGTCAACAGCGGTCAGTACCAGGCGGCCACGGTCCCCGAACCGCTCTCCCTGCAGGGCTGGCAGATCGTCGACGAGTTCAACCGCGCCTTCTCCGACCGCCCGGCCAGCGGCTATGTGGCCCCCGTCCACATCAGCACGGCCGACAACAGCGAAGGCGCGACGAGCTGGGACCCCTCGGGCTACGAGGAGGGGTACCGGAAGATCTGGGGCAAGTGA
- a CDS encoding ABC transporter permease, with product MTAPPARPPHRRRTRSPGLRARSGGHFIGAYGLLVLTALLVLVFSLALPRTFPTLDTLDSILSTQSIPAVLALAAMVPIVTGAFDLSIGYGLGLAHVMVLYLIVEEGWPWPLACLAVTAGGLVVGVLNGVVVEFGRIDSFIATLGTGSMMFAMTGWITDGGRIVPGPQGLPPAFTDLYTSTFLGLPVPAFYVLALAVVLWLVLERLPIGRYLYVVGSNPRAADLVGIPVRRYTVCAFAASGLIVGLAGVLLAAQQQIGNPSVGLDYLLPAFVGALLGSTAIKPGRPNALGTLVAVAVLAVGLTGIAQLGADFWTVPLFHGGTLLLAVGLAGWAARRRMRTGAFSARDAPAVPSEPPPDPPPPAGATA from the coding sequence GTGACGGCCCCGCCCGCCCGGCCACCGCACCGCCGGCGCACCCGGAGCCCCGGCCTGCGTGCCCGGTCCGGCGGACACTTCATCGGCGCCTACGGCCTCCTCGTCCTCACCGCCCTGCTCGTCCTGGTCTTCTCCCTGGCCCTGCCGCGCACCTTCCCCACCCTGGACACCCTCGACTCGATCCTCTCCACCCAGTCGATCCCGGCCGTCCTCGCGCTCGCCGCCATGGTCCCCATCGTGACCGGCGCGTTCGACCTCTCCATCGGCTACGGCCTCGGGCTGGCCCACGTCATGGTGCTGTACCTCATCGTCGAGGAGGGCTGGCCCTGGCCGCTCGCCTGTCTTGCCGTGACCGCCGGGGGTCTGGTCGTCGGCGTCCTCAACGGCGTCGTCGTCGAGTTCGGCAGGATCGACTCCTTCATCGCCACCCTCGGCACCGGCAGCATGATGTTCGCCATGACCGGCTGGATCACCGACGGCGGCCGGATCGTCCCCGGCCCGCAGGGTCTCCCGCCGGCCTTCACCGACCTCTACACCTCCACGTTCCTCGGCCTCCCGGTCCCCGCCTTCTACGTGCTGGCGCTCGCCGTCGTCCTCTGGCTGGTGCTGGAGCGGCTGCCGATCGGCCGCTACCTGTACGTCGTCGGGTCGAACCCGCGCGCCGCCGACCTGGTGGGCATCCCCGTCCGCAGGTACACGGTCTGCGCGTTCGCCGCGTCGGGCCTGATCGTCGGCCTCGCCGGGGTGCTGCTCGCGGCCCAGCAGCAGATCGGCAATCCGAGCGTCGGCCTCGACTATCTGCTGCCCGCCTTCGTGGGCGCCCTCCTCGGCTCCACCGCGATCAAACCCGGCCGCCCCAACGCCCTGGGCACCCTCGTCGCCGTCGCCGTCCTCGCCGTCGGCCTCACCGGCATCGCCCAGCTGGGCGCCGACTTCTGGACCGTGCCCCTGTTCCACGGCGGCACCCTGCTCCTCGCCGTCGGGCTGGCCGGCTGGGCCGCCCGTCGCCGTATGCGCACCGGTGCCTTCTCGGCCCGTGACGCGCCCGCCGTGCCGTCGGAGCCACCGCCCGACCCGCCTCCACCGGCCGGAGCCACCGCATGA
- a CDS encoding sugar ABC transporter ATP-binding protein has product MHDAHDTSARPDPLSGPEPLVRVRGLTKRFGGTLALAGVDLDVHAGSVLALLGPNGAGKSTLIKILAGVHHADAGLITVAGQPLGSRPTTHLMSFIHQDLGLVEWMTVAENIALSTGYARRAGLISWGRTRDRCTEALALVGGRIDPDAPMARLAPAERSLVAIARALATRARLIVLDEPTARLPAADCARLFRVLHTLRDRGHGILYVSHRLDEVYEVADAFAVLRDGRLVSHGSTAGHHPLRLVRDITGEEPAGPAGPPTAPAGLGPPTAGPAARRLAVARSGGPVVLALDGVRTSGAGPVGLELRAGEAVGLVGLSGAGHTELGRALAGARPLLGGRALLDGVPYRPRTVADAVAHGVALVPGDRQRESCLADLTVRENLLANPRAGDGPAPRWIAPRRERAEATALIERFSVRPPDSEAPLATLSGGNQQKVVIGRWLRTGLRLLVLEEPTASVDIGAKAALHRLLDEARARGLAILLVSTDFEEVAGVCGRALVFVRGAVAAELSGPALTVAGLTRAASAMPPAGTATTP; this is encoded by the coding sequence GTGCACGACGCTCACGACACCTCGGCGCGGCCGGACCCGCTCAGCGGGCCGGAACCGCTGGTCCGTGTCCGCGGCCTCACCAAACGATTCGGCGGCACCCTCGCCCTGGCCGGTGTCGACCTCGACGTCCACGCGGGCAGCGTGCTGGCGCTCCTCGGCCCCAACGGCGCCGGAAAGTCCACCCTCATCAAGATCCTCGCCGGTGTCCACCACGCCGACGCGGGCCTGATCACCGTGGCCGGACAGCCGCTCGGGAGCCGCCCCACCACCCACCTCATGTCCTTCATCCACCAGGACCTCGGGCTCGTGGAGTGGATGACGGTCGCCGAGAACATCGCCCTGAGCACCGGGTACGCGCGCCGCGCCGGACTCATCTCCTGGGGGCGCACCCGGGACCGCTGCACCGAGGCCCTGGCGCTCGTCGGCGGCCGGATCGATCCCGACGCCCCGATGGCCCGGCTCGCCCCCGCCGAACGGTCCCTCGTCGCGATCGCCCGCGCCCTGGCCACCCGGGCGCGGCTCATCGTCCTCGACGAACCGACCGCCCGCCTCCCCGCCGCCGACTGCGCCCGCCTCTTCCGCGTCCTGCACACCCTGCGCGACCGCGGCCACGGCATCCTCTACGTCAGTCACCGCCTCGACGAGGTGTACGAGGTCGCCGACGCCTTCGCCGTCCTGCGCGACGGCCGTCTCGTCAGCCACGGCTCCACGGCCGGGCACCACCCCCTCCGCCTGGTGCGCGACATCACCGGTGAGGAACCGGCCGGCCCGGCCGGTCCCCCCACCGCACCTGCCGGCCTAGGTCCCCCCACCGCGGGACCAGCGGCCCGCCGCCTCGCCGTCGCCCGGTCCGGCGGCCCGGTGGTCCTCGCCCTCGACGGCGTACGGACCTCCGGCGCGGGACCGGTCGGACTGGAACTGAGAGCCGGGGAGGCCGTCGGCCTGGTCGGACTCTCCGGTGCCGGACACACGGAGCTGGGCCGGGCCCTCGCCGGCGCCCGGCCCCTCCTCGGCGGACGGGCCCTCCTCGACGGCGTCCCCTACCGCCCCCGTACCGTCGCCGACGCCGTCGCCCACGGGGTCGCCCTCGTCCCCGGCGACCGGCAGCGGGAGAGCTGCCTCGCCGACCTGACCGTCCGGGAGAACCTGCTGGCCAACCCGCGCGCCGGGGACGGTCCGGCACCGCGCTGGATCGCGCCCCGCCGGGAACGCGCCGAGGCGACCGCCCTGATCGAACGGTTCTCGGTGCGGCCCCCCGACAGCGAGGCCCCCCTCGCCACCCTGTCCGGCGGCAACCAGCAGAAGGTCGTCATCGGCCGCTGGCTGCGGACCGGACTGCGGCTGCTGGTCCTTGAGGAACCGACGGCGAGCGTGGACATCGGCGCCAAGGCGGCCCTCCACCGCCTGCTCGACGAGGCGCGGGCCCGGGGCCTCGCGATCCTCCTCGTCTCCACCGACTTCGAAGAGGTCGCGGGGGTGTGCGGGCGGGCCCTGGTCTTCGTCCGGGGAGCGGTGGCGGCCGAGCTGAGCGGTCCGGCCCTCACGGTCGCGGGACTGACCCGGGCGGCCTCGGCCATGCCCCCCGCCGGCACCGCGACGACCCCGTGA